From Halotia branconii CENA392, the proteins below share one genomic window:
- a CDS encoding GNAT family N-acetyltransferase: MREFYQDFLIRNWEVGDRTRAAAVISYVLSEYGLGWEPNGADRDVLQVEDFYLAVGGEFWVIEHQSQIVGTGAYYPVNRGQKAVEIRKMYLLSSVRGLGLGKYLLQQLEAAIASRGFQQIWIETASVLVEAVKLYESNGYQPATGTETARCDRVYVKSIINS, translated from the coding sequence ATGAGAGAATTTTATCAAGATTTCTTAATTCGTAACTGGGAAGTGGGCGATCGCACAAGAGCCGCCGCAGTTATCAGTTATGTATTATCAGAATACGGTTTGGGTTGGGAACCAAACGGCGCTGACCGAGATGTATTGCAAGTAGAAGACTTTTACTTAGCAGTTGGGGGAGAGTTTTGGGTAATTGAACACCAAAGCCAGATAGTAGGCACAGGGGCATACTACCCAGTAAATCGTGGTCAAAAAGCGGTGGAAATCCGTAAAATGTATCTTTTGTCAAGCGTCAGGGGCTTAGGATTAGGAAAATATTTGTTACAACAATTAGAAGCAGCGATCGCCTCTCGTGGCTTTCAGCAAATTTGGATTGAAACTGCCAGTGTTTTGGTAGAAGCAGTCAAGTTGTACGAAAGCAACGGCTACCAACCAGCTACAGGCACAGAAACAGCACGGTGCGATCGTGTGTATGTTAAGTCAATAATTAATAGTTAG
- the cobS gene encoding adenosylcobinamide-GDP ribazoletransferase — translation MTNRAWWWKFWEKLISSILFYTSIPLPYVYGLDFREVAQLAPLVGLMIGGILGLLDAAMNYLGITLLTRSALVVSVWIAITGGLHLDGAMDTADGLAVGDPQRRLEVMTDSATGAYGAMAAIAIILLKTVALTDIEENRWLVMMAACGWGRWGQQLAIARYPYLKPTGKGAFHKQAIRSYKDTLPGIILLFSLSALGWLLNSKQLLFALAMMLTGSAIATLTGAWFNHKLGGHTGDTYGAVVEWTEALFLCIMTAL, via the coding sequence ATGACGAATCGAGCTTGGTGGTGGAAGTTTTGGGAAAAGCTAATTTCGAGTATATTATTCTACACATCTATTCCTCTGCCTTACGTGTATGGGCTAGACTTTCGAGAAGTGGCACAGCTTGCACCTTTAGTAGGGTTAATGATTGGGGGAATTTTAGGGCTATTAGATGCGGCAATGAATTATCTGGGGATAACATTACTAACTCGTAGCGCCTTGGTAGTAAGTGTGTGGATTGCGATAACTGGAGGATTACATTTAGATGGGGCAATGGATACTGCTGATGGTTTGGCAGTAGGCGATCCACAACGAAGACTGGAGGTAATGACGGATAGTGCTACGGGTGCTTATGGGGCAATGGCAGCGATCGCTATAATATTGCTTAAAACAGTAGCCTTGACAGATATTGAGGAAAACCGATGGTTAGTAATGATGGCGGCTTGCGGGTGGGGACGCTGGGGACAACAATTGGCGATCGCGCGATATCCTTATTTAAAACCTACAGGCAAAGGCGCATTTCATAAACAAGCTATTCGCTCTTACAAAGATACATTACCAGGAATTATCTTACTGTTCAGTTTGAGCGCTTTAGGTTGGTTATTGAATAGCAAGCAGCTATTGTTCGCCCTAGCAATGATGTTAACTGGAAGTGCGATCGCTACTCTCACGGGAGCATGGTTCAATCACAAATTAGGCGGTCATACAGGAGATACCTACGGCGCAGTCGTTGAGTGGACTGAAGCCTTATTTCTCTGTATCATGACCGCCTTGTAA
- a CDS encoding PPC domain-containing protein — translation MNKAFAAGLRQVIIIPATLLAIGISTKAALAQNKLYSPIPLTTNSAELADMLSDKDIPTGQGGFARDYTVKLEKGDNLAVDLSSENFDSIITLLAPDGSTLSENDDGPDGTSNSLLFTRIVETGTYIIRVRSFGETGVGAFKLKVTKLQPIK, via the coding sequence ATGAATAAAGCTTTTGCGGCGGGTTTAAGACAAGTAATCATCATTCCTGCCACATTGTTGGCGATTGGCATCAGTACAAAAGCAGCATTAGCTCAAAATAAGTTGTACAGTCCAATTCCTCTAACAACTAACAGTGCTGAACTTGCGGATATGCTCTCAGATAAAGACATTCCCACAGGTCAGGGTGGGTTCGCCCGCGACTATACGGTGAAGTTGGAGAAAGGCGACAATTTAGCCGTTGATTTATCCTCAGAAAACTTTGACAGCATCATCACACTGTTAGCACCGGATGGTTCAACACTGTCAGAAAATGATGATGGGCCCGATGGTACTAGCAATTCTCTACTCTTTACTCGTATCGTCGAGACAGGTACATATATTATTCGGGTGCGGTCTTTTGGGGAAACTGGAGTTGGAGCGTTTAAGCTGAAGGTGACAAAGCTACAACCAATAAAATAA
- a CDS encoding tetratricopeptide repeat protein, translated as MKRTVFVKPLSWVTLSIMTAIGISPVLAVPAKISWHSPQQSAKKQPQRLAQFSETNQPERSQLLQQAQVLYQQENWTGAEENLRKFTKKYPKDAFGHFQLGNVLVRQGKSEAAISSYREAIRLQSKYALAYNAIGAVYASQNRWEEAITEYQKALEINPDYGDALANLGEAFWQTNKRNEAKVSLEKALNIFKAQSRNQKVNQVERMLQQMKASDDPGVS; from the coding sequence ATGAAGCGGACAGTATTTGTTAAACCTCTGAGCTGGGTGACGTTGAGTATCATGACTGCAATTGGTATATCACCAGTCTTAGCAGTTCCTGCAAAGATTTCTTGGCATTCGCCTCAACAGTCAGCAAAGAAACAACCACAAAGACTGGCGCAGTTTTCAGAGACAAATCAACCAGAGCGATCGCAGCTTTTGCAACAAGCTCAAGTTTTATATCAACAAGAAAACTGGACGGGTGCAGAAGAAAATTTACGTAAATTCACGAAAAAGTACCCCAAAGATGCGTTTGGACATTTTCAATTAGGAAATGTCCTTGTTCGTCAAGGTAAATCAGAAGCAGCAATTAGCTCCTACAGAGAAGCAATTCGTCTCCAATCAAAATATGCCTTAGCTTACAATGCGATCGGTGCTGTTTACGCTAGTCAAAATCGCTGGGAAGAAGCTATTACTGAATATCAAAAAGCTTTAGAAATTAATCCCGATTATGGCGATGCATTAGCCAATTTAGGAGAAGCATTCTGGCAAACAAATAAACGAAATGAAGCAAAGGTTTCTCTAGAAAAAGCTTTAAATATCTTCAAAGCACAAAGTAGAAATCAAAAAGTTAATCAAGTCGAACGGATGTTACAGCAAATGAAAGCTTCAGATGATCCTGGGGTTTCATAA
- a CDS encoding ComF family protein: MPTWIKNLSGLLNLFLQSNCPLCQRSTTCNLCEYCTRQLQTCHHKNPSALWQKPIPVFGWGVYGGSLKRAIAIMKYESQPQVARPLGQWLGEAWLLNPPNHDKRLIVVPIPMHPSKQKQRGYNQAALIAQSFCQTTGLRLKLNGLERVRETKAQFGLSVSERENNLVEAFAVGQELRRRLDAPVLLVDDIYTTGATASSAIQTLCQCGITVLGLAAVATAVKDTHSKKS; this comes from the coding sequence ATGCCAACTTGGATTAAAAATCTTTCAGGCTTACTCAACCTGTTTTTACAATCCAATTGCCCCTTGTGTCAGCGCTCAACGACTTGTAACTTATGTGAATACTGCACTAGGCAATTGCAAACCTGTCACCACAAAAACCCCAGCGCTTTGTGGCAAAAACCAATCCCAGTATTTGGCTGGGGAGTTTATGGCGGTTCTCTCAAACGGGCGATCGCAATTATGAAATATGAAAGTCAACCCCAAGTTGCTCGTCCTCTGGGTCAATGGTTAGGAGAAGCATGGTTGTTAAATCCTCCTAATCATGACAAAAGACTAATAGTCGTACCCATTCCCATGCACCCCAGCAAGCAAAAACAACGCGGTTACAATCAAGCTGCTTTAATAGCACAAAGCTTCTGTCAAACAACTGGGTTAAGATTGAAACTAAATGGATTAGAAAGGGTGCGAGAAACTAAAGCGCAGTTTGGTTTATCAGTCTCTGAGCGAGAAAATAACTTAGTTGAAGCTTTTGCTGTTGGGCAAGAACTTCGTCGCCGCTTAGATGCTCCGGTATTGTTAGTAGACGACATTTATACTACTGGTGCTACTGCGTCTTCTGCCATACAAACACTTTGTCAGTGTGGAATTACGGTCTTAGGATTAGCAGCAGTTGCTACTGCCGTAAAAGACACACATAGCAAGAAATCATAG
- the rcbX gene encoding RuBisCO chaperone RbcX, producing MNIKQIAKDTAKTLQRYLTYQALKTVLAQLGETNPPLELWLHNFSADKIHDGEAYIEQLFREKPDLALRIMTVREHIAAEITEFLPEMVRTGIQQANMEQRRQHLERITQINLSSPSLESEQQTISDPNLDN from the coding sequence ATGAATATTAAGCAAATTGCGAAAGACACAGCCAAGACTCTCCAACGCTACCTGACATATCAGGCGCTGAAGACAGTACTGGCACAGCTAGGCGAAACTAATCCTCCTTTAGAACTTTGGCTACATAACTTTTCCGCCGATAAAATTCACGATGGAGAAGCATATATTGAGCAATTGTTCCGAGAAAAACCAGACTTGGCATTGCGAATCATGACTGTCAGAGAACATATAGCGGCAGAAATCACAGAATTTTTACCGGAAATGGTTCGTACTGGCATTCAGCAAGCCAATATGGAACAACGTCGCCAGCATTTAGAACGCATCACGCAAATCAATTTATCTAGCCCCAGTCTTGAATCTGAACAACAGACAATTTCAGATCCGAATTTGGATAATTGA
- the acs gene encoding acetate--CoA ligase: protein MSQPTIESILQEKRLFHPTNEFSQNAHIKSMADYQRLYNTAKANPQQFWADLAQTELAWFQKWDTVLDWQPPFAKWFVGGKINISYNCLDRHLTTWRKNKAALIWEGEPGDSRTLTYAQLHREVCQFANVLKQLGVQKGDRVGIYMPMIPEAAIAMLACARIGAPHSVVFGGFSAEALRDRLIDAQAKLVVTADGGWRKEAIVPLKEQVDKALADGAVPSVENVLVVKRTGQETYMQVGGRDHWWHDLQKEVSADCPAEPMDSEDMLFVLYTSGSTGKPKGVVHTTAGYNLYTHITTKWIFDLQDTDVYWCTADVGWITGHSYIVYGPLSNGATTLMYEGAPRASNPGCFWDVIEKYGVNIFYTAPTAIRAFIKMGEQHPNARNLSSLRLLGTVGEPINPEAWMWYHRVIGGERCPIVDTWWQTETGGIMITPLPGAISTKPGSATLPFPGIIADIVDLEGNSVPETEGGYLAVRHPWPGMMRTVYGDPERFRRTYWEHIPPKDGNYTYFAGDGARKDQDGYFWVMGRVDDVLNVSGHRLGTMEVESALVSHPAVAEAAVVGKPDDLKGEEVVAFITLEGTYEASEDLSKELKQHVVQEIGAIARPGEIRFTDALPKTRSGKIMRRLLRNLASGQEVSGDTSTLEDRSVLDKLRQGT from the coding sequence ATGTCTCAACCAACTATAGAATCAATCCTACAAGAGAAGCGTTTATTTCATCCCACTAATGAGTTTTCTCAAAATGCTCATATTAAAAGTATGGCAGACTACCAACGTCTCTACAATACTGCAAAAGCCAATCCTCAGCAATTCTGGGCAGATTTAGCCCAAACAGAATTAGCATGGTTCCAAAAATGGGATACAGTTTTAGACTGGCAACCGCCTTTTGCCAAGTGGTTTGTTGGTGGCAAAATTAATATTTCTTACAACTGTCTTGATCGACACCTCACCACTTGGCGTAAGAATAAAGCGGCGCTGATTTGGGAAGGAGAACCAGGAGATTCACGGACTCTCACTTATGCCCAATTACACCGGGAAGTGTGCCAATTTGCGAATGTGTTAAAACAATTAGGAGTACAAAAAGGCGATCGCGTTGGTATTTACATGCCAATGATTCCTGAAGCGGCGATCGCTATGTTAGCCTGTGCGAGAATTGGCGCACCTCACAGTGTAGTGTTTGGTGGCTTTAGTGCTGAAGCTTTGCGCGATCGCTTAATTGATGCTCAAGCCAAGCTAGTAGTGACTGCTGATGGTGGTTGGCGCAAAGAGGCGATCGTGCCACTCAAAGAACAAGTAGACAAAGCCTTAGCTGATGGTGCTGTTCCCAGTGTAGAAAACGTCCTTGTTGTCAAGCGCACCGGACAGGAAACCTACATGCAAGTGGGAGGACGTGATCATTGGTGGCATGATTTACAAAAAGAGGTATCAGCCGATTGTCCTGCCGAACCAATGGACAGCGAAGATATGCTGTTTGTCCTTTATACTTCCGGCAGTACTGGCAAGCCAAAGGGAGTTGTGCATACAACCGCTGGATACAACTTGTACACTCATATCACTACTAAATGGATCTTCGATTTGCAAGATACTGATGTATATTGGTGTACCGCTGATGTCGGTTGGATTACTGGTCACAGCTATATTGTTTACGGGCCTCTTTCTAACGGTGCAACTACACTCATGTATGAAGGTGCGCCCCGTGCCTCCAATCCTGGCTGTTTTTGGGATGTAATTGAAAAATATGGTGTGAACATTTTTTACACTGCCCCTACAGCAATTCGCGCCTTCATTAAGATGGGTGAACAACATCCTAATGCCCGCAACTTATCTTCGTTGCGTCTATTGGGAACCGTAGGCGAACCTATTAACCCAGAAGCTTGGATGTGGTATCACAGAGTAATTGGCGGTGAACGCTGCCCAATTGTTGATACTTGGTGGCAAACAGAAACAGGCGGGATTATGATTACGCCCTTACCAGGGGCAATTTCCACTAAACCCGGTTCAGCAACTCTCCCCTTCCCCGGAATTATCGCAGATATCGTAGATTTAGAAGGCAATTCTGTACCCGAAACCGAAGGCGGTTATTTAGCTGTACGTCATCCTTGGCCTGGGATGATGCGGACAGTCTACGGCGATCCAGAACGTTTCCGCCGCACCTACTGGGAACACATTCCTCCTAAAGATGGCAACTATACTTATTTTGCTGGGGATGGAGCCAGAAAAGATCAAGATGGCTACTTTTGGGTTATGGGTCGGGTAGATGATGTGTTGAATGTTTCAGGACACCGACTAGGAACGATGGAGGTGGAATCAGCCTTAGTTTCCCACCCAGCCGTGGCAGAAGCGGCAGTAGTAGGTAAGCCAGATGACCTCAAGGGTGAAGAAGTAGTTGCTTTTATTACCTTAGAAGGTACGTATGAAGCCAGCGAAGATTTAAGTAAAGAACTGAAGCAACACGTTGTTCAAGAGATAGGGGCGATCGCTCGTCCGGGAGAAATTCGCTTTACCGATGCTTTGCCTAAAACGCGATCGGGTAAGATTATGCGGCGATTGTTGCGAAATCTAGCATCGGGACAAGAAGTATCTGGTGATACTTCAACATTAGAAGATCGCAGTGTTTTGGATAAGTTACGCCAAGGTACATAA
- a CDS encoding ribulose bisphosphate carboxylase small subunit, protein MQTLPKERRYETLSYLPPLSDAQIAKQVQYILNQGYIPAVEFNEVSEPTEFFWTMWKLPLFGARSTQEVLNEVQSCRSQYGNCFIRVVGFDNIKQCQVLSFIVHKPNSNRSW, encoded by the coding sequence ATGCAAACTCTACCAAAAGAGCGTCGTTACGAAACCCTTTCTTATCTTCCACCTCTTTCTGACGCTCAAATTGCTAAACAGGTTCAGTACATCTTGAATCAAGGTTATATTCCAGCAGTTGAGTTCAACGAAGTTTCTGAACCAACCGAATTTTTCTGGACAATGTGGAAACTGCCTTTGTTTGGCGCTCGTTCTACTCAAGAAGTATTGAACGAAGTGCAATCTTGCCGTTCTCAATATGGTAACTGCTTTATCCGTGTTGTGGGTTTTGACAACATTAAGCAGTGCCAAGTTCTCAGCTTTATTGTTCACAAACCCAATTCCAACAGAAGTTGGTAA